In Paenibacillus segetis, a single window of DNA contains:
- a CDS encoding M3 family oligoendopeptidase: MISLRQVHVPITPTWELDSIFPGGSTSNEFQSFLKKLDEDIAKIHSSIKEKSAPQSLKDTATFDEIIAGLQSAKSRISEANSFVSCLGAQNQHDKKAVQLSGKVTAQNAQLQNVMTLFQNILRTTENEVWDAWMSREEISPISFVLSEMRNDAREKLSPELESLASDLAVDGYHGWGQHYDTIVAKVGVPKTEENGEITMLSVGQAANKLDDPDRAVREETFEEWERAWGQVADYAADTLNRLAGFRLKLYERRGWDDILKEPLAINRMSHETLDTMWKVIEESKPVFVTYLERKAKLLGLERLNWCDVDSPLGEATGKITYDQAAQDIVEQFRSFSPKLADFSAEAFNKRWIEAEDRPGKRPGGFCTSLPNSKQTRVFMTFGGTVSNLSTLAHELGHAYHQYLMEELPVFNQDYAMNVAETASTFAEMIVADALVKNANSKEEKIGLLADKAQRSIAFFMNIHARFLFETSFYEKRKQGTLDATELSALMEQAQKEAFCEALGSYHPNFWASKLHFYITEVPFYNFPYTFGYMFSTGIYAQAQREGAAFAAKYDALLQDTGIMTVEELAAKHLGVDLKKPDFWREAMSLAIADVEAFLELTK, from the coding sequence ATGATCAGCTTGAGACAAGTACACGTACCAATTACACCAACATGGGAATTAGACTCCATTTTTCCTGGAGGATCTACATCCAATGAATTTCAATCTTTCCTGAAGAAACTAGATGAGGATATTGCTAAAATACATAGCAGTATTAAGGAAAAAAGCGCGCCGCAATCTCTAAAGGATACAGCAACATTCGATGAAATTATCGCTGGTTTGCAAAGTGCCAAGTCCAGAATTTCTGAAGCGAATAGCTTCGTTTCTTGTTTGGGTGCGCAGAACCAGCATGATAAAAAAGCTGTGCAACTCTCCGGAAAGGTCACTGCACAAAATGCTCAATTACAGAATGTGATGACCTTATTTCAAAATATTCTACGCACAACAGAAAATGAAGTGTGGGATGCTTGGATGTCACGTGAGGAGATCTCACCTATTTCATTTGTGCTTAGTGAGATGCGTAATGATGCACGTGAAAAACTGTCTCCTGAGCTTGAAAGTCTTGCTTCTGACTTAGCAGTGGATGGTTACCACGGCTGGGGACAACATTATGATACGATTGTTGCTAAGGTAGGTGTACCTAAAACTGAAGAAAATGGGGAGATAACGATGCTCTCCGTGGGACAAGCCGCCAACAAGCTTGACGATCCCGATCGAGCAGTTCGTGAGGAGACGTTTGAGGAATGGGAGAGAGCTTGGGGTCAAGTAGCTGATTACGCTGCGGATACACTGAACCGACTTGCAGGATTTAGACTTAAGCTATACGAAAGACGTGGCTGGGACGATATATTGAAGGAACCGCTTGCGATCAATCGGATGTCGCATGAAACTTTGGATACGATGTGGAAGGTTATTGAGGAAAGCAAACCTGTTTTTGTAACGTATCTTGAGCGTAAAGCAAAGCTCCTTGGCCTAGAGCGCTTGAATTGGTGCGATGTGGATTCTCCACTTGGAGAGGCTACAGGGAAAATCACTTACGATCAAGCTGCTCAAGACATTGTAGAACAATTTAGGAGCTTTAGTCCTAAATTAGCCGATTTCTCTGCAGAAGCATTCAATAAACGCTGGATCGAAGCTGAGGATCGTCCAGGGAAACGACCAGGTGGTTTCTGTACTTCTTTGCCAAACAGCAAGCAAACACGTGTCTTTATGACTTTCGGGGGTACGGTCTCCAATCTTTCAACTTTGGCGCATGAGCTCGGACATGCTTATCATCAATACTTAATGGAAGAGCTACCTGTATTTAATCAAGATTATGCGATGAACGTAGCTGAGACAGCATCAACCTTTGCCGAGATGATCGTTGCTGATGCACTCGTTAAGAATGCAAATAGTAAAGAAGAAAAAATAGGCCTCTTGGCTGATAAAGCGCAAAGAAGCATTGCCTTCTTCATGAATATTCATGCCCGCTTCCTGTTTGAAACTTCTTTCTACGAGAAGCGCAAGCAAGGTACTTTGGATGCGACTGAACTGTCCGCATTAATGGAACAAGCTCAAAAGGAAGCATTCTGTGAAGCATTAGGTAGTTATCACCCTAATTTTTGGGCCTCGAAGTTACATTTTTATATTACCGAAGTCCCGTTCTACAATTTCCCCTATACTTTCGGTTACATGTTTAGTACAGGTATTTATGCTCAGGCTCAGCGAGAAGGTGCTGCTTTTGCCGCGAAATATGACGCATTATTACAGGATACGGGTATAATGACAGTCGAAGAGCTTGCAGCGAAGCATCTTGGTGTTGATTTGAAGAAACCTGACTTCTGGCGAGAAGCGATGTCGTTGGCCATTGCCGATGTAGAAGCATTCCTTGAATTGACGAAATAA
- the trpS gene encoding tryptophan--tRNA ligase, with product MKKVLSGIQPSGKLTLGNYIGAIKNFVALQHEYACNFMVVDLHAITVPQEPADLREQSEMVAALYVAAGIDPAKANIFMQSHVPQHAELGWLLTTMISMGELERMTQFKDKAAGKESVGTGLFIYPGLMVADILLYNADLVPVGEDQKQHLELTRDVAGRFNHRYGEYFTIPEPYIPEVGARIMSLDDASKKMSKSNPNAGSWIALLDEPAVIRKKISRATTDSGSEVKYDPANKPEVSNLITIYSQCAGLSIAEVEARYEGKMYGPFKKDLAEVVVGMLEPIQQRYRDIRESGEIRGILAQGAERAAETAEKTLKDVQHLMGFLAK from the coding sequence ATGAAAAAAGTACTCTCTGGCATTCAGCCCAGTGGAAAATTAACACTCGGAAATTATATCGGAGCGATTAAGAATTTTGTCGCGCTACAGCATGAATATGCATGTAACTTTATGGTAGTTGATCTTCATGCAATTACTGTACCTCAGGAACCAGCGGACCTGCGAGAACAATCTGAAATGGTAGCAGCTTTATACGTTGCAGCCGGAATTGATCCTGCCAAGGCCAATATCTTTATGCAATCCCACGTTCCACAGCATGCCGAGCTCGGATGGTTGTTAACAACGATGATATCTATGGGAGAGCTTGAACGGATGACTCAGTTCAAAGATAAAGCTGCAGGTAAGGAATCTGTGGGCACAGGATTGTTTATATATCCGGGTCTTATGGTAGCTGATATCCTGCTCTATAATGCGGATCTCGTTCCTGTTGGTGAAGACCAGAAGCAGCATCTAGAGCTCACTCGTGATGTTGCGGGACGGTTTAATCACCGTTATGGTGAGTATTTTACGATTCCTGAGCCGTATATTCCGGAAGTAGGGGCACGTATTATGTCGCTGGATGATGCTTCGAAGAAAATGAGTAAAAGTAATCCGAATGCAGGCAGCTGGATTGCTCTCCTTGATGAACCCGCTGTTATCCGTAAGAAAATTAGCCGTGCTACAACGGACTCTGGTAGTGAAGTGAAATATGATCCGGCTAACAAACCTGAAGTGAGTAATCTAATTACAATTTATAGCCAGTGCGCGGGACTGTCTATTGCTGAGGTAGAAGCGCGTTATGAAGGTAAAATGTATGGGCCTTTCAAGAAGGATTTAGCAGAGGTCGTTGTTGGGATGCTTGAACCGATCCAGCAGCGGTATCGCGATATAAGGGAGTCTGGTGAAATCCGGGGTATTCTAGCTCAAGGTGCAGAAAGAGCAGCGGAGACCGCAGAAAAGACCTTAAAAGATGTGCAACATTTAATGGGATTTCTGGCGAAGTAA
- a CDS encoding O-methyltransferase: protein MLQTDQLSLARQLDMVFRELDPELSGMTSGTVFIQIRNNAIGKFGIRHNPIAGRNGRLSEEDKGMTVCQLQSFRAMAIEALKFKRHWTHGEISYEFALRQEMIVVDAIMESNYNMANLMIHRYSRKDSSTTYQEYNSDMTS from the coding sequence ATTCTGCAAACCGATCAACTTTCACTTGCCAGGCAGCTTGACATGGTATTTAGAGAATTGGATCCGGAGCTCTCGGGAATGACTTCTGGAACTGTATTTATTCAGATTCGTAATAATGCCATCGGGAAATTCGGTATCCGCCATAATCCGATTGCTGGCCGAAATGGTCGACTATCTGAGGAGGATAAGGGAATGACCGTGTGCCAATTGCAGTCATTCCGAGCTATGGCGATTGAAGCTTTAAAGTTCAAACGGCACTGGACGCATGGAGAAATTAGTTATGAATTTGCTCTGCGTCAAGAAATGATCGTTGTCGATGCCATTATGGAGTCTAATTATAACATGGCCAATTTAATGATACATCGATACTCCAGAAAAGATTCCTCCACTACATACCAAGAATATAATTCAGACATGACTTCTTAA
- a CDS encoding transglutaminase domain-containing protein, translating into MTEAWIASIREFNLISIVLVVILLGSALQGMVRGASRSAGRLVSLLSTGVLTLLGIVASIPFTLWVSPIVQRSLADRFTLPERDLTKWEQVYYTIGTAVRDFPLMRFAVLFIFSYLLFRFLLRLVMAFIFGGGWLFGGRSSGGEHSASLFGRLIGVCIGGVIGAARSLVVIAVLFIAVTLFPTSDFSRYVEASPVYQQGARNVIEPLSGNLIKSKLPVFTRSVEAELNGILQRKYEVIDANIPQDIELTAAKITEGVASEEEKARLLYDWVGSRIVYDDDKVTDYEEKGIWHEQTPQMTFDTKKGVCIDYSRLYAIMARSQGLQVKVVTGLGYDGQGGYGPHAWNEVYIPEKEEWIPLDSTWARSGDWFNSPGFSETHIADKIV; encoded by the coding sequence ATGACGGAAGCTTGGATTGCAAGTATACGCGAATTTAACCTGATTTCTATAGTGCTTGTAGTCATCTTGCTGGGCTCTGCCCTTCAGGGTATGGTGCGCGGAGCTTCCCGTTCTGCTGGAAGACTGGTCTCACTCTTAAGTACAGGGGTTCTGACCCTGCTCGGAATTGTAGCTTCGATTCCGTTCACCTTGTGGGTTTCTCCCATAGTGCAGCGGTCGCTTGCAGACAGATTCACGCTACCTGAGCGTGATTTAACCAAATGGGAACAGGTATACTATACGATTGGCACTGCGGTAAGGGACTTTCCACTGATGCGGTTTGCAGTATTGTTTATTTTCAGTTATTTACTATTCAGATTTTTACTTCGATTAGTTATGGCCTTTATATTTGGCGGAGGTTGGTTGTTTGGAGGACGATCTTCCGGCGGGGAACACTCTGCTTCCCTGTTCGGTAGATTGATTGGAGTGTGTATTGGTGGGGTCATTGGGGCTGCAAGAAGTCTGGTGGTCATCGCAGTTTTATTTATTGCAGTGACGCTTTTTCCAACTAGTGATTTTAGCCGATATGTGGAGGCATCACCTGTATATCAGCAAGGGGCGCGCAATGTCATTGAGCCACTATCGGGCAATTTAATAAAGAGTAAGCTTCCGGTCTTTACACGTAGTGTGGAAGCGGAACTCAATGGAATATTACAACGAAAATACGAAGTTATCGATGCGAATATCCCTCAAGATATAGAATTGACTGCAGCAAAAATTACCGAAGGAGTAGCAAGTGAAGAGGAGAAGGCTCGTCTATTGTATGATTGGGTTGGATCGCGCATTGTATACGATGATGATAAAGTAACGGATTATGAAGAAAAAGGAATATGGCATGAACAAACCCCGCAAATGACCTTTGATACGAAGAAGGGAGTATGTATCGATTATTCTCGTCTGTATGCAATCATGGCTAGGTCTCAAGGTTTACAGGTCAAAGTGGTAACTGGACTTGGATATGACGGTCAGGGTGGTTATGGTCCGCATGCTTGGAATGAGGTATATATTCCGGAAAAAGAAGAATGGATCCCACTTGATTCCACTTGGGCGCGCAGCGGTGATTGGTTTAATTCTCCGGGATTCAGTGAGACACATATTGCGGACAAGATTGTATAA
- a CDS encoding MFS transporter: MKMAFWLYFFMFLAFFDLHAQYPILTPFALSLGAAPTFIGWMMGIYALTHLPGNLIAGQGVDRYGSRWFMIFSMITAGCILLLQAHVTEPWQLLVLRSISGFVLAFLSPACLALLASLSKNPTKQGKLMAGHGVTHTLASVLSPAAGAFLVAQVGFTLTFQSLGWLLITTGVIAIFTIKESRKPKPALPAADTTMTQRVPIPVKLNVIPIRYYLLPFAVACSQGMLFFELPLRAGGAAGIMHTGLYFSIISIGALVTLSMLFLSRLSPYKRANYGVIGIALSFFSLAALPSIPIEVSLFALGMAKGVVFPAIASMFIDLSGGQRLGTVFSLQSIAMSLGSFIGPIAAGAIRDSYSPFFLGFLLLMIILLVVPSGRKSSIPIPPIGAPTNTM; the protein is encoded by the coding sequence ATGAAAATGGCATTTTGGCTGTACTTCTTTATGTTTCTGGCTTTTTTTGACCTTCATGCCCAATATCCAATTCTGACACCATTCGCTCTATCACTGGGCGCTGCACCAACTTTTATTGGCTGGATGATGGGTATCTATGCTTTAACACACCTTCCGGGAAATCTGATCGCTGGTCAAGGTGTAGACCGATATGGTAGCCGTTGGTTTATGATCTTTAGTATGATTACCGCAGGATGCATTCTGTTGTTACAAGCCCATGTAACAGAGCCGTGGCAATTACTCGTATTACGTTCAATCAGTGGCTTCGTGCTAGCTTTTCTATCACCAGCCTGTTTGGCACTTCTAGCCTCCTTATCCAAAAATCCAACGAAACAGGGCAAATTGATGGCAGGACATGGAGTCACACATACCTTAGCTTCCGTACTATCTCCTGCTGCCGGTGCGTTCCTTGTCGCCCAAGTTGGTTTCACACTGACATTCCAATCGCTTGGTTGGCTGTTAATCACAACCGGCGTGATCGCTATCTTTACCATCAAGGAATCTCGAAAGCCTAAGCCAGCGCTTCCTGCAGCAGATACCACAATGACGCAGCGTGTTCCTATCCCCGTGAAGCTTAATGTCATTCCGATCCGTTATTATTTATTGCCCTTTGCCGTAGCTTGCTCTCAAGGTATGTTATTCTTTGAATTGCCTCTACGAGCGGGTGGAGCCGCAGGCATTATGCACACGGGTCTCTATTTCTCCATCATAAGTATTGGGGCTCTCGTCACGCTCTCCATGTTATTCCTAAGCCGACTTTCACCCTACAAACGGGCGAATTACGGTGTTATTGGAATTGCTTTATCCTTTTTTTCGTTAGCCGCATTACCATCTATTCCGATTGAAGTTTCATTATTTGCCCTCGGTATGGCGAAGGGAGTGGTTTTCCCTGCTATTGCTTCTATGTTTATTGACCTCAGCGGAGGGCAACGGCTTGGTACGGTATTTTCTCTACAATCGATTGCGATGTCGCTAGGTTCCTTCATTGGTCCAATCGCTGCAGGGGCTATTCGGGATAGCTATTCTCCCTTTTTCCTCGGATTTCTGCTGCTTATGATTATTCTACTTGTTGTACCTTCGGGAAGAAAATCTTCCATTCCGATCCCACCAATCGGCGCCCCTACAAATACGATGTAA
- a CDS encoding aldose 1-epimerase: MKKVTKGQWNGYDTYILHSRELEVTLLPRLGNNVISMWDHVQQRDVLRGPDESDLDFYLQKPYHFGIPLLIPPGRIRRGQFTYDGQEYQFDRNTANDNHIHGLHRTQSWCVSDIQEDEDGCAVTTEFLTANDPNWIRQYPVPLKLEMTLRLQGASLTQSFKVTSLGQKSAPFGIGLHTWFLLDGEPEKWNLHLPSSGIYVSDDELVPTGEISPLGDLEKLNEGLNMQGTNFDTMLQIGDKPVVALLTRDDGYGIRYSADPEYFKHWVLYTKGEADQFLCIEPYTWMPDAPNCNLSDEITGLIDLQPGQSIELNVNLDIIHPTTT, encoded by the coding sequence ATGAAAAAAGTGACCAAAGGGCAATGGAACGGTTACGACACGTACATCTTACATAGCCGCGAACTTGAAGTCACGCTGCTACCCCGCCTCGGCAATAATGTAATTAGCATGTGGGATCATGTTCAGCAGCGCGATGTGCTGCGCGGTCCGGATGAGAGCGATCTTGATTTCTACCTGCAGAAGCCGTACCATTTTGGGATTCCACTTCTGATTCCTCCGGGACGGATTCGCAGAGGACAATTCACTTATGATGGCCAGGAATATCAATTTGACCGTAATACGGCGAATGACAACCATATTCATGGACTACATCGCACACAATCCTGGTGTGTTAGTGACATTCAAGAGGATGAGGACGGTTGTGCCGTAACGACAGAATTTCTAACTGCAAATGACCCGAACTGGATTCGGCAATATCCTGTACCACTCAAGTTGGAGATGACCTTACGACTACAAGGAGCTTCTCTAACACAAAGTTTTAAAGTTACCTCACTAGGACAGAAGTCCGCACCATTTGGTATTGGTCTTCATACCTGGTTCCTTCTGGATGGTGAACCTGAGAAATGGAACTTGCATCTTCCGTCATCTGGAATCTATGTATCAGATGATGAGCTTGTACCAACTGGGGAAATATCACCTCTTGGTGATTTGGAGAAGTTGAACGAAGGGCTCAACATGCAAGGAACAAATTTTGATACAATGCTTCAAATTGGTGACAAACCAGTCGTTGCTCTCTTGACTCGTGATGATGGTTACGGGATACGATATTCTGCAGATCCGGAGTACTTCAAGCATTGGGTTCTCTATACAAAAGGTGAGGCAGATCAATTTTTGTGCATTGAACCATATACTTGGATGCCAGATGCACCAAATTGTAATTTATCAGATGAAATAACAGGCTTAATTGATCTTCAACCAGGCCAATCCATTGAACTAAACGTTAATCTAGATATAATTCATCCTACCACTACTTAA
- a CDS encoding SCO family protein produces MTLLRKYKWTWILLAICIILAGYLFWGTFSKPKLPVIRPVENFSLENVDGKTISLENTNGKVRLFYFFFSSCNDVCPLTTFRLGQVQDELKKKGLFGEDAEIVSISFDPDRDTREQIKSFADKFGADYSGWYFLRGDQQKVMDLAMNSFKILINKDDSGNFVHMDLIGLVDREGQLREIYRPEVTASEIAQGVIDLARE; encoded by the coding sequence ATGACTTTGCTTAGAAAATACAAATGGACATGGATTCTACTAGCGATATGTATTATACTGGCAGGATATTTGTTCTGGGGAACATTCTCTAAGCCGAAGCTACCGGTGATCCGGCCGGTTGAGAATTTTTCATTAGAGAATGTGGATGGTAAAACCATCTCACTGGAGAATACGAACGGAAAAGTAAGGTTATTTTATTTCTTCTTCTCAAGTTGTAATGATGTATGCCCTCTAACTACGTTTAGGCTGGGTCAGGTACAAGATGAGCTCAAGAAAAAAGGATTGTTTGGTGAAGATGCGGAGATCGTCTCCATTTCATTTGATCCAGATCGTGACACTCGGGAGCAAATTAAGTCGTTTGCGGACAAATTTGGAGCCGACTATTCAGGGTGGTATTTCCTGCGGGGTGATCAGCAGAAAGTTATGGATCTGGCCATGAATTCTTTTAAAATACTAATCAATAAAGATGATAGTGGAAATTTTGTGCATATGGATTTGATCGGGTTAGTTGACCGTGAAGGTCAACTACGGGAAATATACCGACCTGAAGTTACAGCTTCCGAAATTGCTCAAGGCGTTATAGATTTAGCACGGGAGTAA
- the cyoE gene encoding heme o synthase has protein sequence MGKPLSYHAPADSATLSVRPTPPGETATWKDFVALTKPGILRSNLIAVFAGFWLASHWELQYGKLIMTLIGTMLIMASSCVFNNYFDRELDTKMARTKNRALPTGKMSPKTVMWYAVILGIVGLGVLFGFSGLLAGILGIVGIFVYVVVYTLWLKRSSTWSTSVGAISGAVPPIIGYVAVTGTVDLGAILLFAMLFLWQPPHFWALGIRRVEEYREAGFPLLPVVKGIPRTKLQMLPYLILLIPIPILMYVYNYTGMWFLVIGEIMSVAWLFMALKGFRSQDNDAWAKRVFLFSINYLTINLIVIILDTIRI, from the coding sequence ATGGGTAAACCTTTAAGTTATCATGCTCCTGCGGATTCAGCTACGTTGTCCGTGAGACCAACTCCTCCGGGAGAAACGGCAACTTGGAAGGACTTTGTAGCTTTGACAAAGCCGGGAATTCTTCGTTCGAATCTGATTGCCGTATTTGCCGGGTTCTGGCTAGCCTCTCATTGGGAGCTTCAATATGGAAAATTGATTATGACATTGATCGGGACGATGCTAATTATGGCCTCTTCCTGCGTGTTTAATAATTATTTCGATCGGGAACTGGATACAAAAATGGCCCGTACCAAGAATCGAGCACTGCCTACAGGCAAAATGTCACCTAAAACCGTGATGTGGTATGCCGTTATTTTGGGGATTGTTGGTTTGGGAGTTTTATTTGGATTCTCTGGTCTATTAGCTGGAATCCTTGGAATTGTTGGGATATTTGTATACGTTGTTGTATACACGCTATGGCTCAAACGTTCATCAACTTGGAGCACTTCTGTTGGCGCGATATCCGGGGCTGTACCTCCGATTATTGGCTATGTAGCAGTAACAGGAACTGTTGATTTAGGTGCCATCTTGTTGTTCGCCATGTTGTTTCTGTGGCAACCGCCTCACTTCTGGGCATTAGGTATTCGGCGTGTAGAAGAATATCGTGAAGCTGGTTTTCCGCTTCTCCCCGTTGTTAAGGGGATTCCAAGAACGAAACTACAAATGCTGCCGTATTTGATATTGTTGATCCCCATTCCTATCTTAATGTATGTGTACAATTACACAGGGATGTGGTTCTTAGTTATTGGTGAAATCATGTCTGTGGCTTGGCTCTTTATGGCTCTGAAAGGATTTCGCTCTCAAGATAATGATGCTTGGGCAAAAAGAGTATTCTTGTTCTCTATTAACTATTTGACAATTAACTTGATCGTGATCATTCTGGACACGATTCGTATTTAG
- a CDS encoding YycC family protein → MKPLQISADTAVKLAAKLNVPIEQLMHMPQHILLQKIAELAKEEAATPSSTDSDHSS, encoded by the coding sequence ATGAAACCACTACAAATATCAGCAGATACTGCTGTTAAATTAGCCGCCAAGTTAAATGTGCCGATTGAGCAACTCATGCATATGCCTCAACATATTTTGCTACAGAAAATTGCAGAATTAGCCAAAGAAGAAGCAGCAACTCCCTCGTCCACTGATTCGGATCATTCTTCATGA
- a CDS encoding alpha/beta-type small acid-soluble spore protein, protein MAGQNRSNNLVVPQATAALQQLKMEAAQELGVQIPADGYYGNYTSRETGSLGGYITKRLVQLAEQQLSGRQ, encoded by the coding sequence ATGGCAGGTCAAAACCGCTCTAACAATCTTGTTGTACCTCAAGCGACTGCTGCACTACAACAGCTGAAAATGGAAGCAGCTCAAGAATTGGGCGTTCAAATTCCAGCAGACGGTTACTATGGGAACTACACTTCTCGCGAAACTGGCTCCCTAGGGGGCTATATCACTAAACGTCTGGTTCAATTGGCAGAACAGCAATTGTCGGGTCGTCAATAG
- a CDS encoding toprim domain-containing protein: MSIYIIVEGKNDRSKLRRLIHGEEINILCTFGTLNSSKLESLQRRVGEDEVYLFLDNDSSGKKIRGVLRDVFPEAVHMYTRKGYAGVEGTPDEYIIAQLEKAGLEAHILYPPPDLM, translated from the coding sequence TTGTCCATCTATATTATCGTTGAAGGAAAAAATGATCGCAGCAAACTCCGTCGCCTGATTCATGGGGAGGAAATAAACATTCTATGTACGTTTGGAACACTGAATTCAAGCAAGCTTGAATCTCTCCAAAGACGAGTAGGGGAAGATGAGGTTTATCTGTTTCTAGATAACGATTCCTCAGGCAAAAAAATTCGAGGTGTCTTGAGAGACGTCTTCCCCGAAGCAGTTCATATGTATACTCGAAAAGGCTATGCCGGCGTAGAAGGAACCCCTGATGAATACATTATCGCTCAATTAGAAAAAGCCGGTCTGGAGGCACATATTCTGTATCCTCCACCCGACTTAATGTAG
- a CDS encoding sporulation protein YjcZ, protein MAPVVQPSCACGFWTTTGTILVLYILLVIVLRAPLLL, encoded by the coding sequence ATTGCACCGGTTGTACAACCGAGTTGTGCTTGTGGTTTCTGGACAACAACAGGTACGATTCTTGTATTGTATATTTTACTGGTCATCGTTCTTCGTGCTCCTCTATTGCTCTAA
- a CDS encoding DUF2225 domain-containing protein encodes MELEKRELEPLFKIKITCTYCENEFQTSRVRPSFKRAMRNDTDFCSYYKNENPDYYVVRICPSCGFASTENSMDRLSDIQRKKFQETISSRFVKKDYGGQRDWETALETYKFGLLVAQTIGEKERIIASLLHHIAWLYRYQNNNEQEQRFLKYSMESYIRVYENEGVGGSDARLMYLIGELNRRIGSYNDAVKWFSRVINDKKIVDAAMIRASREQWKFLREEMLNGGHELPEEMQS; translated from the coding sequence ATGGAACTGGAAAAAAGGGAACTAGAACCTCTATTTAAAATTAAGATTACTTGTACATATTGTGAAAACGAGTTTCAAACGTCACGTGTTCGTCCTAGCTTTAAACGAGCGATGCGGAATGATACTGATTTTTGTAGTTATTATAAGAATGAAAATCCTGATTACTATGTTGTACGGATTTGCCCATCTTGCGGATTTGCTTCAACTGAAAATTCGATGGATCGGTTATCTGATATTCAACGTAAGAAATTTCAAGAGACGATTTCAAGTCGGTTTGTGAAAAAGGATTACGGAGGTCAGCGTGATTGGGAAACAGCGCTAGAGACCTACAAGTTCGGGTTATTAGTTGCACAGACAATTGGGGAGAAAGAGCGGATTATCGCAAGCTTGCTTCATCATATTGCTTGGTTATATCGGTACCAGAACAACAATGAACAAGAGCAGCGTTTCCTGAAGTATTCCATGGAGTCTTACATACGTGTTTATGAAAATGAAGGTGTTGGTGGATCCGACGCAAGACTGATGTATTTAATTGGTGAATTGAATCGTCGCATTGGTTCTTATAATGATGCAGTTAAATGGTTCTCACGAGTGATAAATGATAAGAAAATTGTAGATGCTGCCATGATTCGGGCATCTCGGGAGCAATGGAAATTCCTTCGTGAAGAAATGTTGAACGGCGGGCATGAACTACCGGAGGAAATGCAAAGTTAG